The proteins below are encoded in one region of Limnohabitans sp. 63ED37-2:
- the ugpA gene encoding sn-glycerol-3-phosphate ABC transporter permease UgpA yields the protein MEKRVRFQSRWLPWLLVAPQMAIVLVFFFWPAGQALYQSVLSQDAFGTSTEFVGLENFERLFADSTYLESFKTTAVFSLLVAFFGLSISLLLAVMADRVLKGAAIYKTLLIWPYAVAPVVAGVLWLFMFASPMGVIAFYLRSVGIEWNHLLDSGHAMTLIVVAAVWKQISYNFLFFLAGLQSIPKSLLEAAAIDGASPWHRFWTIVFPLLSPTTFFLLVINVVYAFFDTFGIVDATTQGGPGKDTAILVYKVYYDGFKALDMGGSAAQSVILMLIVVALTVVQFRFVEKKVQY from the coding sequence ATGGAAAAACGCGTTCGATTTCAGTCCCGCTGGTTGCCTTGGCTTTTGGTGGCGCCCCAAATGGCCATCGTGCTGGTGTTCTTTTTCTGGCCCGCCGGGCAGGCGCTTTACCAAAGCGTGCTGTCACAAGATGCTTTTGGCACCAGCACCGAATTTGTGGGACTGGAAAATTTTGAGCGCCTGTTTGCCGACAGCACTTACCTCGAATCCTTCAAGACCACGGCGGTTTTTTCCTTGCTGGTGGCTTTTTTCGGCTTGAGCATTTCGCTGCTGCTGGCCGTGATGGCCGACCGGGTGCTCAAGGGAGCTGCCATCTACAAAACCCTGCTGATCTGGCCTTACGCCGTGGCCCCAGTGGTGGCGGGCGTGCTGTGGCTGTTCATGTTCGCCTCGCCCATGGGGGTCATCGCTTTTTACCTGCGCTCAGTGGGCATCGAGTGGAACCACTTGCTCGATTCGGGCCACGCCATGACGCTGATCGTGGTGGCAGCCGTGTGGAAGCAAATCTCCTACAACTTCCTGTTCTTTTTGGCGGGGCTGCAGTCCATCCCCAAATCCCTTCTGGAAGCGGCGGCCATTGACGGAGCCAGCCCGTGGCACCGCTTTTGGACCATCGTGTTCCCGCTCCTGTCACCCACCACGTTTTTCCTCTTGGTCATCAATGTGGTGTATGCCTTTTTTGACACCTTCGGCATTGTCGATGCCACGACCCAAGGCGGCCCCGGCAAAGACACCGCCATCTTGGTCTACAAGGTGTATTACGACGGCTTCAAGGCGCTGGACATGGGCGGCTCGGCCGCGCAGTCGGTCATCTTGATGCTGATCGTGGTGGCGCTGACCGTGGTGCAGTTCCGTTTTGTCGAGAAAAAAGTCCAGTACTGA
- the ugpE gene encoding sn-glycerol-3-phosphate ABC transporter permease UgpE — protein sequence MIEKRPGLTVLSHLVLILGVVIVAFPLYLTFVASTQSAAEIAQSVPMSMWPGSHALETYKTALFGGETSAGSRIPAAAPMMGVSLVSALVIALGKIAISLLSAFAIVYFRFPLRNLVFWMIFVTLMLPVEVRIGPTYEVVSNLGMLNSYAGLTVPLIASATATFLFRQFFLTVPDELVEAARMDGAGPMRFFIDILLPLTRTSIAALFVIQFIYGWNQYLWPLLVTTNEDMYPVVMGIKRLIAGEAYTEWNVVMATAILAMLPPALVVILMQKWFVKGLVDTEK from the coding sequence ATGATTGAAAAACGCCCCGGCCTCACGGTCCTGTCCCACCTGGTGTTGATCCTGGGGGTGGTGATCGTGGCCTTCCCGCTTTACCTGACTTTTGTGGCCTCCACCCAAAGCGCCGCCGAGATCGCCCAATCGGTGCCCATGTCCATGTGGCCCGGCAGCCATGCGCTGGAGACCTACAAAACCGCCCTGTTCGGCGGCGAAACCAGTGCCGGCAGCCGCATCCCAGCGGCAGCGCCGATGATGGGGGTCAGCTTGGTCAGTGCACTGGTCATTGCCTTGGGCAAAATCGCCATCTCTTTGCTGTCGGCTTTTGCCATCGTGTATTTCCGCTTTCCACTGCGCAACCTGGTGTTCTGGATGATTTTTGTCACCCTGATGCTGCCCGTCGAAGTGCGCATCGGCCCGACCTACGAGGTGGTCTCCAACTTGGGCATGCTCAACAGCTACGCGGGCCTGACGGTGCCGCTGATCGCCTCGGCCACGGCCACGTTTTTGTTCCGGCAGTTTTTCTTGACGGTGCCCGACGAGCTGGTGGAAGCGGCACGCATGGACGGCGCGGGACCGATGCGGTTTTTCATCGACATCCTCCTGCCGCTGACACGCACCTCGATCGCTGCGCTGTTTGTGATCCAGTTCATCTACGGCTGGAACCAATACCTGTGGCCGCTCTTGGTGACCACCAACGAAGACATGTACCCGGTGGTGATGGGCATCAAACGCCTGATCGCTGGCGAGGCTTACACCGAATGGAACGTGGTCATGGCCACAGCCATCTTGGCGATGCTGCCCCCGGCACTGGTCGTCATCCTGATGCAAAAATGGTTCGTCAAGGGCCTGGTTGATACGGAAAAATAA
- the ugpC gene encoding sn-glycerol-3-phosphate ABC transporter ATP-binding protein UgpC produces MAAITLSHILKTYGQGAKANTVIHDLSAEIAHGEFVVIVGPSGCGKSTLLRMVAGLEDISGGTISIGDRVVNDLEPAERDIAMVFQNYALYPHMSVFDNMAYGLKIAKVPVDEIKARVDKAAGILELSHLLQRKPRELSGGQRQRVAMGRAIVRQPQVFLFDEPLSNLDAKLRAQTRLEIQKLHRELGITSLFVTHDQVEAMTLAQRMIVMNGGHMEQFGTPEEVYNRPASTFVASFIGSPPMNLLQQAPNTPAGRILGIRPEHMDITPTGWPLQVETVELLGAERLVHARLGTESLTLRLDASLPAPTAGESFCITPRADKLHWFDAKTGQRITSE; encoded by the coding sequence ATGGCTGCCATCACCCTCTCTCACATCCTCAAAACCTATGGCCAAGGGGCCAAGGCCAACACCGTCATCCACGATCTGAGCGCAGAAATCGCACACGGTGAGTTCGTGGTCATCGTCGGTCCTTCGGGCTGCGGCAAATCCACCCTGCTGCGCATGGTGGCGGGCCTGGAAGACATCTCGGGCGGCACGATTTCGATCGGTGATCGCGTGGTCAACGACCTGGAACCGGCCGAGCGCGATATCGCCATGGTGTTTCAAAACTACGCGCTGTACCCGCACATGAGCGTGTTCGACAACATGGCCTATGGCCTGAAAATCGCCAAAGTGCCAGTGGACGAAATCAAAGCCCGGGTGGACAAGGCAGCAGGCATTCTGGAACTCTCCCACCTGCTGCAGCGCAAGCCGCGTGAACTGTCTGGTGGCCAGCGCCAGCGCGTGGCCATGGGCCGCGCCATCGTGCGCCAGCCGCAGGTGTTCTTGTTTGACGAGCCGCTGTCGAATCTGGACGCCAAACTGCGTGCCCAGACGCGCCTCGAGATTCAAAAACTGCACCGCGAACTCGGCATCACCAGCCTGTTTGTGACACACGACCAGGTCGAGGCCATGACCTTGGCCCAGCGCATGATTGTGATGAACGGTGGCCACATGGAGCAGTTCGGCACGCCCGAAGAGGTCTACAACCGCCCGGCCAGCACCTTTGTGGCCAGCTTCATCGGCTCGCCCCCCATGAACTTGCTCCAACAAGCCCCGAACACCCCAGCAGGCCGCATCCTGGGCATTCGCCCCGAGCACATGGACATCACACCCACGGGTTGGCCTTTGCAGGTGGAAACGGTGGAACTGCTCGGGGCTGAGCGCTTGGTACACGCCCGTTTGGGCACAGAGAGCCTGACGCTGCGCCTGGACGCATCGCTGCCCGCCCCAACGGCTGGCGAGTCCTTTTGCATCACCCCTCGCGCGGACAAACTGCACTGGTTTGACGCCAAAACGGGCCAACGCATCACCTCCGAATGA
- the ugpQ gene encoding glycerophosphodiester phosphodiesterase, with protein sequence MNPAAKLSRAAWPYPRWIAHRGAGKLAPENTLAAFRLGAAHGYRMFECDAKLSADGMVFLMHDATLERTTNGQGIGGALPWHALSQLDAGSWHSRAFAGEALPTLEALARFCLANGHLLNIEIKPTPGTESATGEAVARLAARLWTGAAVPPLLTSFKPDALAAAQVAAPLLPRGLLVDTFWSGWLEKALALDCVAVVANYALWDQATVAQVHGAGMRCLSYTVNDDWAAQHLMALGTDGIITDRVDLFSPI encoded by the coding sequence ATGAACCCCGCTGCCAAACTCAGCCGCGCTGCCTGGCCCTACCCGCGCTGGATCGCACACCGGGGTGCGGGCAAGCTCGCCCCCGAAAACACCCTGGCGGCCTTCCGCTTGGGCGCGGCGCACGGCTACCGCATGTTTGAATGCGACGCCAAGCTCAGCGCCGACGGCATGGTGTTTTTGATGCACGACGCCACGCTGGAGCGCACCACCAACGGCCAGGGGATTGGCGGTGCGCTGCCCTGGCATGCCCTGTCGCAGCTGGACGCGGGCAGCTGGCATTCACGCGCTTTTGCAGGCGAGGCCCTGCCCACACTGGAAGCGCTGGCGAGGTTTTGCTTGGCCAATGGCCACCTGCTGAACATCGAGATCAAGCCCACCCCGGGCACCGAGTCCGCCACAGGCGAGGCCGTGGCCCGTTTGGCCGCCCGTCTGTGGACTGGCGCTGCCGTGCCGCCCCTGTTGACGTCCTTCAAACCCGATGCATTGGCGGCCGCACAAGTAGCGGCACCCCTACTGCCTCGTGGCCTGCTGGTCGACACCTTCTGGAGCGGCTGGCTTGAAAAAGCTTTGGCGCTGGACTGTGTGGCCGTGGTCGCCAACTACGCCCTCTGGGACCAGGCCACCGTGGCCCAAGTTCATGGAGCTGGCATGCGGTGCCTCAGCTACACCGTCAACGACGATTGGGCCGCTCAGCATCTGATGGCGCTGGGCACCGACGGGATCATCACCGACCGGGTGGATTTGTTCAGCCCCATCTGA
- the hemA gene encoding glutamyl-tRNA reductase: MAVWTLGLNHTTAPLDLRGRFAFAVDKLVPTLQGLRRDLSQRISQEPEAAILSTCNRTEIYCAADQAATNDTLRWLAQTGGVSASELHAHTYLLEGNEAARHAFRVASGLDSMVLGEAQILGQLKDAVRAAEQAGALGSTLNQLFQRSFAVAKEVRSSTEIGAHSISMAAASVRLASQLFENLQDIRILFVGAGEMNELVATHFAAKQPKGMVIANRSLDRAELLAHRFGADVMPLADLPERLHEFDAVISCTASTLPLIGLGAVERALKKRKHRPMFMVDLAVPRDIEPEVKSLEDVYLYTVDDLASVVQTGQAHRQAAVAEAEVIIDAGVQSFMHWMGQRGTVPLIQQLQNQADAWREAELARARKLLARGDDPIAVMEALSKGLTQKMLHGALAELRGAAPEHREQTMQTVQRVFLRKER, from the coding sequence ATGGCTGTATGGACCTTGGGTTTGAACCACACCACTGCACCGCTGGATCTGCGCGGTCGGTTTGCGTTCGCCGTGGACAAACTGGTCCCCACCTTGCAAGGCCTGCGCCGTGACCTGTCCCAACGCATTTCGCAAGAGCCCGAAGCGGCTATTTTGTCGACCTGCAACCGCACCGAGATTTATTGCGCTGCCGACCAGGCCGCCACCAACGACACCTTGCGCTGGTTGGCCCAAACGGGCGGCGTGAGCGCGTCCGAGTTGCATGCCCACACTTATTTGCTCGAAGGCAACGAAGCCGCTCGCCATGCGTTCCGTGTGGCCAGTGGCCTCGACTCCATGGTGCTGGGCGAGGCCCAAATCCTGGGTCAACTCAAAGATGCCGTGCGTGCGGCCGAACAAGCCGGCGCCTTGGGCAGCACCCTGAACCAACTGTTCCAGCGCAGCTTTGCCGTGGCCAAGGAGGTGCGGAGCTCCACCGAAATCGGGGCCCACTCCATCAGCATGGCCGCCGCTTCTGTGCGCCTGGCCAGCCAGTTGTTTGAAAACCTGCAAGACATCCGCATCCTGTTTGTCGGTGCGGGCGAAATGAACGAGTTGGTGGCCACACACTTTGCAGCCAAGCAGCCCAAAGGCATGGTGATCGCCAACCGCAGCCTGGACCGGGCCGAATTGTTGGCCCACCGCTTTGGGGCCGATGTCATGCCCCTGGCCGACTTGCCCGAACGCCTGCACGAATTCGACGCCGTCATCAGCTGCACCGCCAGCACCTTGCCCCTGATTGGCCTGGGCGCGGTCGAGCGGGCCCTGAAAAAACGCAAACACCGCCCCATGTTCATGGTCGATCTGGCGGTGCCGCGTGACATCGAACCCGAAGTCAAGTCGCTGGAAGACGTCTACCTCTACACCGTGGACGACTTGGCCAGCGTCGTGCAAACCGGCCAGGCCCACCGCCAAGCGGCCGTGGCCGAAGCCGAAGTCATCATTGACGCCGGTGTGCAAAGCTTCATGCACTGGATGGGCCAGCGCGGCACCGTGCCCTTGATCCAGCAACTGCAAAACCAAGCCGACGCTTGGCGCGAAGCCGAGCTGGCCCGCGCCCGCAAGCTGCTGGCCCGGGGCGACGACCCCATCGCCGTGATGGAAGCCCTGTCCAAGGGCCTGACCCAAAAGATGCTGCACGGCGCCCTGGCCGAGCTGCGCGGGGCAGCGCCTGAGCACCGCGAGCAAACCATGCAGACGGTGCAGCGCGTTTTCTTGCGCAAAGAGCGTTAG
- the prfA gene encoding peptide chain release factor 1, with amino-acid sequence MKPFLIQQLERYAVRLTELDFLLSREDIMADMTQFLKLSREHAEVSAVASRFARFQQRTADLASAQALLADEDLREMAEEEAASASAELQSLEAELQRMLLPKDPDDARPAFVEIRAGTGGDESALFAGDLLRMYTRYAESQGWRCEIVSESVSELGGYKEVVVRIGGSTSGDGVYGALKFESGGHRVQRVPATETQGRIHTSACTVAVLAEPDEAEAIKINPSDLRIDTYRASGAGGQHINKTDSAVRITHLPTGIVAECQDGRSQHSNKAQALKVLTARIQEKDRAERAAKDAAERKSLIGSGDRSDRIRTYNFPQGRLTDHRINLTLYKLLTIMEGDLQDVVHALQSYEAAEQLAALEIGAAA; translated from the coding sequence ATGAAACCCTTCCTCATCCAACAACTCGAACGCTACGCCGTGCGCTTGACCGAGCTGGACTTTTTACTGTCCCGTGAAGACATCATGGCCGACATGACGCAGTTCCTGAAGCTCTCGCGCGAACACGCCGAGGTCAGCGCCGTGGCTTCGCGCTTTGCCCGCTTTCAGCAGCGCACTGCCGACTTGGCCAGTGCGCAAGCCCTGCTGGCCGACGAGGACCTGCGCGAAATGGCCGAAGAAGAAGCGGCCAGCGCCAGCGCCGAATTGCAAAGCCTGGAAGCCGAACTGCAGCGCATGCTGCTGCCCAAAGACCCCGACGATGCCCGCCCGGCCTTTGTCGAAATCCGCGCAGGCACTGGCGGCGACGAATCGGCCCTGTTCGCGGGCGACTTGTTGCGCATGTACACACGTTACGCCGAAAGCCAAGGCTGGAGGTGCGAGATCGTCTCCGAATCAGTGAGCGAGCTGGGTGGCTACAAAGAAGTCGTGGTGCGCATCGGCGGCAGCACATCGGGCGATGGCGTGTATGGCGCACTCAAGTTCGAGTCCGGTGGCCACCGGGTGCAGCGCGTGCCCGCTACCGAAACCCAAGGCCGCATCCACACCAGCGCCTGCACCGTGGCGGTGCTGGCCGAGCCGGACGAGGCCGAAGCCATCAAGATCAACCCGTCGGATTTGCGGATTGACACCTACCGCGCCAGCGGCGCGGGCGGGCAACACATCAACAAAACCGACTCGGCTGTGCGCATCACCCACTTGCCCACCGGCATCGTGGCCGAATGCCAGGACGGCCGCAGCCAGCACAGCAACAAGGCACAGGCCCTGAAGGTGCTGACGGCCCGCATCCAAGAAAAAGACCGGGCCGAACGGGCTGCCAAAGACGCGGCCGAACGCAAAAGTCTGATCGGCAGCGGCGATCGATCAGACCGCATCCGCACCTACAACTTCCCGCAAGGGCGCCTGACCGACCACCGCATCAACTTGACCTTGTACAAGCTGCTCACCATCATGGAAGGCGATTTGCAGGACGTGGTGCATGCGCTGCAAAGCTACGAAGCTGCCGAACAGCTGGCCGCGCTCGAAATCGGAGCCGCCGCTTGA
- the prmC gene encoding peptide chain release factor N(5)-glutamine methyltransferase: protein MQNPTTVVACLRQAQATGLARVDAQILLLLSLQRPLHDRAWLLAHDSDTLTPVQAAAWQDALQRRLQGEPVAYITGRKDFFGLTLAVDARVLDPRPDTETLVDWALACLPESVPETRSPRILDLGTGSGAVALALQHARPDATVWAVDASEDALAVARANAARLQLGVQFIASDWLNAVDIQRTGRFDLIVSNPPYVAEGDPHLAALTHEPLQALTSGPDGLDDIRQIIAQAPVYLAPGGWLLLEHGWDQAAPVQALLREAGLVQVQSRRDLGGIERCTGAAMPK, encoded by the coding sequence ATGCAAAACCCAACGACCGTCGTGGCGTGTCTGCGCCAAGCCCAAGCCACTGGCTTGGCCCGGGTGGACGCTCAGATCTTGCTGCTGCTCAGCCTGCAACGCCCGCTGCACGATCGCGCCTGGCTCTTGGCCCACGACAGCGACACCTTGACGCCCGTGCAAGCTGCCGCGTGGCAAGACGCGCTGCAGCGCCGCTTGCAGGGTGAGCCCGTGGCCTACATCACCGGGCGCAAGGATTTTTTTGGCCTGACGCTGGCCGTGGACGCCCGTGTGCTGGACCCGCGCCCCGACACCGAAACCCTGGTGGACTGGGCTCTGGCGTGTCTGCCGGAATCCGTCCCAGAAACACGCTCGCCCCGCATTCTGGACCTGGGCACGGGCAGCGGCGCCGTGGCTTTGGCGCTGCAACACGCCCGGCCCGATGCCACGGTGTGGGCCGTGGACGCCAGCGAAGACGCGCTGGCCGTGGCCCGCGCCAATGCCGCCCGCTTGCAACTGGGCGTGCAATTCATCGCCAGCGACTGGCTGAACGCGGTGGACATCCAACGCACGGGCCGCTTTGACCTCATCGTCTCCAACCCGCCCTACGTGGCCGAGGGCGACCCGCACCTGGCCGCACTCACGCACGAGCCCCTGCAGGCCCTGACCAGCGGCCCCGACGGCCTGGATGACATTCGCCAGATCATCGCCCAAGCCCCTGTTTATTTGGCCCCGGGGGGCTGGCTGCTGCTCGAACACGGCTGGGACCAGGCAGCGCCGGTGCAGGCCCTGCTGCGCGAGGCCGGGTTGGTGCAGGTGCAGTCGCGCCGCGATTTGGGTGGCATCGAGCGCTGCACGGGTGCAGCCATGCCGAAGTGA
- the grxD gene encoding Grx4 family monothiol glutaredoxin — protein MSDTQQRIDELVKGNEITLFMKGSASFPMCGFSGRAIQILKAVGVDPKTVKTVNVLDDAEIRQGIKEYSNWPTIPQLYVKGEFIGGSDIMMEMYESGELQQVINGQA, from the coding sequence ATGAGCGACACCCAGCAACGCATCGACGAACTCGTCAAAGGCAACGAGATCACCCTGTTCATGAAGGGCAGCGCCAGCTTCCCCATGTGCGGTTTTTCCGGCCGTGCCATCCAGATCCTCAAAGCCGTGGGCGTGGACCCCAAGACGGTCAAGACCGTGAACGTGCTGGACGACGCCGAAATCCGCCAAGGCATCAAGGAATACAGCAACTGGCCCACCATCCCCCAGCTCTACGTCAAGGGCGAGTTCATCGGCGGCTCGGACATCATGATGGAAATGTACGAATCGGGCGAGCTGCAGCAGGTCATCAACGGCCAGGCCTGA